TGGTCGGCGGCAAGCCCGTGCCCGACGACGTGCTCTTCGACCGCCTGGCCAGGAAGATCGCCTCCGACCGCGTCGACCAGGGCAACACCTTCAACAACTTCACCCTGGTGGTGCGGCAGGGCATGGTGACGCTGGGCGGGCAGGCGCGTACCGACCGGGACCGCGACTCCGCCCTGGCCATCATCCAGGACACCTGCGGCATCAAGGGCGTGGTCGACCAGGTCCAGTTGCTGCCCAACTCCCCCAACGATGACCTCATCCGCGCGCGCGTGGCCCGCGCCATCTACGGCGACCCGGTGCTGCAGAAGTACGCCATCGTTCCCCAGAAGCCCATCCGCATCGTGGTGGAGAACGGCCACGTCACCCTGGTGGGCGTGGTGGACAGCACCATGGATCGCCAGGTCGCAGGCATGCGCGCCAGCGAGGTTTCCGGCGTCTTCAGCGTGACCAACCAGCTGCAAGTGCCGGGACAGCAGGTGAAGTAGCCAGCAGCTGGTAGCTGGGCGGCCGTTCCCGAGTGCTAGCCACAGGTTGCTTGAAACCTTGAAACCTTGAAACCTTCCCCCCGCCCCGCTTGCTAGAATCTCGCCGTGCCCTTCCTGCGCAGCGTTCGCACCACCCTCGAAATGATCAAGTGGGAGCACTCGGTGTTCGCGCTCCCCTTTGCCCTGGCGGGAGCGATGCTGGCGGCGGGAGGCTGGCCCGCACCCCGGCAGTTGCTGTGGATCGTGGTGGCCATGGTGGCGGCGCGCTCGGCAGCCATGGCCTTCA
The sequence above is drawn from the Terriglobales bacterium genome and encodes:
- a CDS encoding BON domain-containing protein; this translates as MKKRMGLVWVSILVAVLSAPALLAQHHPYKQNPEDQKIQQRVSRALASKDYFKDVQASVDDRIVTLAGSVDCYRDKLRAEKTARGQFGVDSVRNQIVVGGKPVPDDVLFDRLARKIASDRVDQGNTFNNFTLVVRQGMVTLGGQARTDRDRDSALAIIQDTCGIKGVVDQVQLLPNSPNDDLIRARVARAIYGDPVLQKYAIVPQKPIRIVVENGHVTLVGVVDSTMDRQVAGMRASEVSGVFSVTNQLQVPGQQVK